A region from the Melospiza georgiana isolate bMelGeo1 chromosome 10, bMelGeo1.pri, whole genome shotgun sequence genome encodes:
- the RAP2B gene encoding ras-related protein Rap-2b, with product MREYKVVVLGSGGVGKSALTVQFVTGSFIEKYDPTIEDFYRKEIEVDSSPSVLEILDTAGTEQFASMRDLYIKNGQGFILVYSLVNQQSFQDIKPMRDQIIRVKRYERVPMILVGNKVDLEGEREVSFGEGKALAEEWSCPFMETSAKNKASVDELFAEIVRQMNYAAQPNGDEPCCASCAIL from the coding sequence ATGCGGGAGTACaaggtggtggtgctgggctcGGGCGGCGTGGGCAAGTCCGCCCTCACCGTGCAGTTCGTGACCGGCTCCTTCATCGAGAAGTATGACCCCACCATCGAGGACTTCTACCGCAAGGAGATCGAGGTGGACTCGTCGCCGTCCGTGCTGGAGATCCTGGACACGGCGGGCACCGAGCAGTTCGCCTCCATGCGGGACCTCTACATCAAGAACGGGCAGGGCTTCATCCTGGTGTACAGCCTGGTGAACCAGCAGAGCTTCCAGGACATCAAGCCCATGCGGGACCAGATCATCCGCGTCAAGAGGTACGAGCGGGTGCCCATGATCCTGGTGGGCAACAAGGTGGACCTGGAGGGCGAGCGCGAGGTCTCCTTCGGGGAGGGCAAGGCGCTGGCCGAGGAGTGGAGCTGCCCCTTCATGGAGACCTCGGCCAAAAACAAAGCGTCCGTGGACGAGCTGTTCGCCGAGATCGTCAGGCAGATGAACTACGCGGCGCAGCCCAACGGGGACGAGCCGTGCTGCGCCTCCTGCGCCATCCTCtga